Proteins encoded within one genomic window of Nitrospinaceae bacterium:
- a CDS encoding ribosome-binding factor A, which yields MRFKRSQRIQELLLEEISKLIQHGLKDPRIGFATITQVDVSDNLKHANIYVSVMGTDQEKEDTLEALRNARGFIRNTLGKNLYLRYIPELDFKRDDTQNRVDKISKILKDLHLERNN from the coding sequence ATGCGATTCAAACGATCTCAAAGAATCCAGGAACTCCTGCTTGAGGAGATCTCCAAACTGATTCAACATGGGTTGAAGGACCCGAGGATCGGGTTTGCAACCATCACTCAGGTGGATGTCAGCGATAATCTCAAGCATGCGAATATCTATGTGAGCGTCATGGGCACGGACCAGGAAAAGGAAGACACCCTGGAAGCTTTAAGAAACGCCAGGGGGTTTATTCGCAACACACTGGGGAAAAATCTTTACTTGCGATATATTCCTGAGCTGGATTTTAAACGCGACGACACTCAGAACCGGGTGGACAAAATTTCAAAAATTCTAAAAGACCTGCATCTTGAACGAAATAATTAA
- the truB gene encoding tRNA pseudouridine synthase B encodes MVQAVKKIVGAKKAGHIGTLDPMAEGILPICMDRSTRIIQFLSSLPKGYIAEMVLGTSTDTQDATGTVTHTGNPENISETEVRSALKGFLGAQDQIPPMFSAKKKQGIPLYKLARNGITIDRKPVRISMYSIEFLKKEDNRVTFEVQCSAGTYIRTLCYDIGQKLGCEAHMSRLVRNRVGDFDLETSLTLEELETAVKDGCLSDKLIPVEKALNFLPEIRIKESFVNSIANGIAPSKSSLETIPRKFQPGMNLRVSHVDSHLLAIAEPIVDQDTYARLAPREVAFKLKRVLI; translated from the coding sequence ATGGTGCAAGCGGTCAAAAAAATCGTTGGAGCGAAAAAGGCCGGCCACATTGGAACGTTGGATCCCATGGCCGAAGGCATTCTGCCCATTTGCATGGACCGTTCGACCCGAATCATCCAGTTTTTATCATCGCTCCCAAAAGGATATATAGCCGAAATGGTCCTGGGAACGTCCACCGACACTCAGGACGCCACCGGAACCGTGACCCATACGGGAAATCCTGAGAATATCTCCGAAACTGAAGTGCGCAGTGCGCTCAAGGGTTTTTTGGGGGCGCAGGATCAGATTCCCCCCATGTTTTCCGCCAAAAAGAAACAGGGAATTCCACTTTACAAATTGGCTAGAAATGGTATTACTATCGACAGAAAACCGGTTCGAATCTCAATGTATTCCATTGAGTTTTTAAAAAAGGAGGACAACCGGGTTACTTTCGAGGTCCAGTGTTCCGCGGGAACTTATATACGAACCCTTTGCTATGATATCGGTCAGAAGCTGGGGTGCGAAGCTCATATGAGCCGGCTGGTAAGAAACCGGGTGGGAGATTTTGATTTGGAAACCTCTCTGACCCTGGAGGAATTGGAAACTGCAGTTAAAGATGGATGTCTTTCGGACAAATTGATCCCCGTGGAGAAAGCCCTCAATTTTCTTCCGGAAATTCGCATCAAAGAGAGTTTTGTCAATTCCATCGCCAATGGAATAGCGCCTTCAAAATCCTCCCTGGAAACCATTCCCAGGAAATTCCAGCCAGGAATGAATCTAAGAGTTTCCCACGTCGACAGTCATTTGCTTGCTATCGCGGAGCCTATCGTAGACCAGGATACTTACGCCCGGCTTGCCCCCAGGGAAGTGGCCTTCAAGCTGAAACGGGTTTTGATTTAA
- the rpsO gene encoding 30S ribosomal protein S15 produces MPLNKEEKTTIISDYKLHETDTGSSEVQIALLSKRITDLTEHFKTHGKDHHSRRGLLKLVSQRRKLLDHLKEENSERYQTIITQLGIRR; encoded by the coding sequence ATGCCTTTAAACAAGGAAGAAAAAACAACAATCATTTCAGATTATAAACTGCATGAGACCGATACCGGTTCATCGGAAGTGCAAATCGCACTTTTGTCAAAACGTATCACGGATCTCACGGAACATTTTAAAACCCACGGGAAGGATCATCATTCCCGAAGGGGTTTATTAAAACTCGTCAGCCAAAGGCGTAAATTGCTCGATCATTTAAAAGAAGAAAACAGCGAACGGTACCAAACCATTATTACGCAATTAGGCATTAGACGATAA